Proteins found in one Phocoena sinus isolate mPhoSin1 chromosome 19, mPhoSin1.pri, whole genome shotgun sequence genomic segment:
- the PEG3 gene encoding paternally-expressed gene 3 protein isoform X4, with protein sequence MWFCSSLEVKPEVQNCQPETRTKEEIIELLVLEQYLTILPEKIKPWVRAKKPENCEKLVTLLENYKEMYEPEDDTSSDAHSDGSMSRKAAESPPPHSACCSDRDWDRDWERAREREHRKGRGRGLESRARWPYTRSPRSRFHQRDLSLPLMEKVAFAKEREHKRWDSVMDYETRSQDAVSYQDVVALTEDRKPQNPVQDNMENYRKLLSLGVQLAEDDGHSHMTQGHSSRSKRSAYPSTSRGLKTMPETKKSAHRRGICEDESSHGVIMEKFIKDVSRNSKSGRAREPSDRMQRFPRRPDSDWKEVPFNKRESVIQERGHEGNAFGGGGFNLNSNLVSRKRVLERKRRYHFDTDGKGSVHGRRGGARKRPFERSEVRKAASGSSLSAPPVPQLQPFDFGATPYVCDECGRSFSVISGFVEHQITHTRENLYEYGESFLHSVAVSEVQKRQTGGKRFECKECGEPFNKSAALAEHRKIHARDCLAGCKDEEHEEPFMPSPTFRELQKIYGKDKFYECRVCKETFLHSSALVEHQKTHGRDDKGSEHGEAFKPSPALNELQKMYGKEKMYECKVCGETFHHSASLKEHHKIHTRGNPFENKGKVCEETFIPGQSLKRRQKTYPTEKAYDFRDGGDAFRQNSDLIEHQKIHSRKNLFEGRGYEKSVIHGVSFPESQKSHTITRPPEDEEDEKAFTVSSNPDDSREALSYERNPYERSFIHSSAFPGAHKSHSKPRVIAEATVQSSGATEHWKVHAGESTSERKGYERSVIHSLAAFRPPRGRGGNELLGCDEQRESSAYLSDPCGQPQKTLALESPYAGGKNIFKGSFVHGASHTVSQDSLAGEGPSGWKKDGEPSVPKSDVREHQKARAKKKNLERRIYETSVIHSLRFGEPQTFHPREKFYECPECGESFVHSSDLTEHQKIHDRKKPSGSENYIRSVIRSIASTDPQTSYAGQSAQMSYAEEPAQTSYAEEPAQTSYAEPPAQTSYAEPPAQTSYAEPPAQTSYAEPPAQTSYAEPPAQTSYAEPPAQTSYAEQPVRNECKECGECFATVEDLGIHQKIYAREKFHGGELFGGAVIQGVGLDGPRREEPRQEGPDEPDEPEDTIYGCKDCGLGFVDRTDLRDHQKVHGREYLIDSREYARSVMHTRSVSEYQKDYIGEQLYECPACGESFVHSSFLFEHQKIHEQDQFYGHRRYDEPFMQPLVISPQRPRAPQKSLPAGTSLQCQVCGQDFIHGSVLSEHMRVHAGDSLLEQGQGSTDAVSPGSAPTDLQRDQAKDKHYECATCGESFPSQADLREHVRIHEKDEPYDYGATFVHTSFLTEPPKRDSPFYECKDCGKSFIHNTVLTKHQKLHLEEEEAAATAQEVEANVLVPREVLRIQGSNAEAAEPEVEAAEPEVEAAEPNVEAAEPNGEAEGPEGEAAEPNGEAEQPNGEAEQPNGDADEPDGAGIEDPEERAEEPEGDADEPDGAGIEDPEEEGDDQEIQVEEPYYDCRECGETFTSNSAYGEHLKTHARVIIFEPGSVYGESSHYTEHASTSSNDSGRADDKYFKCDVCGQVFTDRLSLARHQNTHTG encoded by the exons ATGTGGTTTTGTTCTTCTCTGGAAGTAAAGCCAGAAGTACAAAACTGTCAG CCGGAGACTCGCACCAAGGAGGAGATTATCGAGCTCTTGGTCCTCGAGCAGTACCTGACCATCCTTCCAGAAAAGATCAAGCCTTGGGTGCGTGCAAAAAAGCCAGAGAACTGCGAGAAACTCGTTACTCTGCTGGAAAATTACAAGGAGATGTACGAACCGGAAG ACGACACCAGCAGTGACGCCCACAGCGACGGCAGCATGAGCCGGAAGGCAGCAGAGTCCCCGCCGCCACACTCCGCCTGCTGCA GTGACCGGGACTGGGACCGAGACTGGGAGCGAGCCCGCGAGCGGGAGCACCggaagggcagaggcaggggcctGGAGTCCCGGGCCCGCTGGCCGTACACCCGGAGCCCCAGGAGCA GGTTTCATCAGCGGGatctttcccttcctctgatGGAGAAAGTGGCTTTTGCAAAGGAAAGAGAGCACAAACGTTGGGACTCTGTGATGGATTACGAGACGAGATCACAG GATGCGGTGTCGTACCAGGATGTGGTGGCCCTCACCGAGGACCGGAAGCCCCAGAACCCAGTTCAGGACAACATGGAGAACTACCGGAAGCTGCTCTCGCTGG GGGTTCAGCTTGCCGAGGACGACGGCCACTCGCACATGACCCAGGGCCACTCATCACGGTCAAAGAGAAGTGCCTACCCGAGCACCAGTCGAG GTCTGAAAACTATGCCTGAAACCAAAAAGTCAGCCCATCGGCGGGGGATCTGTGAAGATGAATCTTCCCACGGGGTGATAATGGAAAAGTTCATCAAGGACGTTTCGCGCAACTCCAAATCGGGAAGGGCAAGGGAACCTAGCGATCGGATGCAGAGGTTCCCCAGGAGGCCAGACAGTGACTGGAAGGAAGTTCCATTCAACAAGAGGGAGTCGGTGATTCAGGAGAGGGGCCATGAAGGGAATGCCTTTGGGGGAGGAGGCTTTAATTTAAACTCAAACCttgtttccagaaagagagttcTTGAGAGAAAAAGGCGCTATCATTTTGACACAGACGGGAAGGGCTCCGTGCACGGTCGGAGAGGTGGTGCAAGGAAGCGGCCCTTTGAGCGCAGCGAGGTGAGGAAGGCCGCTAGCGGGAGCAGCCTTAGCGCGCCGCCCGTCCCCCAGTTGCAGCCCTTCGACTTTGGGGCGACGCCCTATGTGTGTGATGAGTGTGGGAGGTCCTTCAGCGTGATTTCGGGGTTTGTGGAGCATCAGATCACGCACACCAGGGAGAATCTGTATGAGTACGGCGAGTCCTTTCTTCATAGTGTGGCCGTCAGTGAGGTTCAGAAAAGGCAGACCGGAGGGAAGCGCTTTGAATGTAAGGAGTGTGGGGAACCCTTCAATAAGAGCGCCGCCCTGGCCGAGCATCGGAAAATTCACGCTAGAGATTGCCTTGCGGGGTGTAAGGACGAGGAGCACGAGGAGCCCTTCATGCCCAGCCCAACCTTCAGGGAGCTCCAGAAGATATATGGGAAGGACAAATTCTATGAGTGCAGGGTGTGCAAGGAAACCTTCCTTCATAGTTCTGCCCTGGTCGAGCACCAGAAAACCCATGGCCGAGATGACAAAGGTAGTGAGCATGGGGAAGCCTTCAAACCCAGCCCAGCGCTTAACGAGCTTCAGAAGATGTatgggaaagagaaaatgtatgaGTGCAAGGTGTGCGGGGAGACCTTTCATCACAGCGCATCCCTGAAAGAGCACCACAAGATCCACACCCGAGGAAACCCATTTGAAAACAAGGGCAAAGTGTGTGAGGAAACCTTCATTCCTGGTCAGTCCCTTAAAAGACGCCAGAAAACCTACCCAACAGAGAAGGCCTACGACTTCAGAGATGGTGGAGATGCCTTTAGGCAAAACTCAGACCTCATCGAGCATCAGAAAATTCATTCTCGGAAGAACCTCTTTGAAGGCCGGGGGTACGAGAAGTCTGTCATTCACGGTGTGTCCTTCCCCGAATCGCAGAAGAGTCACACTATAACAAGGCCACCTGAGGACGAGGAAGACGAGAAGGCATTCACTGTCAGCTCCAATCCTGATGACAGCCGGGAAGCCCTGTCCTACGAGAGGAACCCCTATGAGAGGTCTTTCATTCATAGCTCAGCCTTCCCTGGGGCTCATAAAAGTCACAGCAAACCGAGAGTGATAGCAGAGGCGACCGTTCAGAGCTCGGGTGCCACCGAACATTGGAAAGTCCACGCTGGGGAGAGTACCTCTGAAAGAAAGGGGTATGAGAGGTCCGTCATCCACAGCCTAGCTGCTTTCAGGCCTCCCCGTGGTCGCGGTGGAAATGAGCTCCTTGGCTGTGACGAGCAGCGGGAGTCCTCCGCTTACCTCTCAGACCCTTGTGGCCAGCCGCAGAAGACCCTTGCCCTAGAGAGCCCCTATGCAGGGGGTAAGAACATCTTCAAGGGCTCTTTCGTGCACGGTGCGTCCCACACCGTATCTCAGGACAGTCTCGCTGGGGAGGGCCCCAGTGGATGGAAGAAGGATGGTGAACCATCTGTCCCCAAGTCGGATGTGCGCGAGCACCAGAAGGCTCGTGCTAAGAAGAAGAACCTCGAGCGGAGGATTTATGAGACCTCTGTAATCCACTCCCTGCGTTTTGGGGAACCTCAAACGTTTCACCCGAGAGAGAAGTTTTACGAATGTCCGGAGTGTGGAGAGTCCTTTGTTCATAGCTCTGACCTCACTGAGCATCAGAAGATTCATGATAGAAAGAAGCCCTCTGGAAGTGAAAACTACATACGATCTGTCATTCGCAGCATAGCCTCCACGGATCCTCAGACCAGTTATGCGGGCCAGTCAGCACAGATGAGTTACGCTGAAGAGCCAGCTCAGACCAGTTACGCTGAAGAGCCAGCTCAGACCAGTTACGCTGAACCCCCAGCTCAGACCAGTTACGCTGAACCCCCAGCTCAGACCAGTTACGCTGAACCCCCAGCTCAGACCAGTTACGCTGAACCCCCAGCTCAGACCAGTTACGCTGAACCCCCAGCTCAGACCAGTTACGCTGAACCCCCAGCTCAGACCAGTTACGCTGAACAGCCTGTCCGCAATGAATGTAAGGAGTGTGGGGAGTGTTTTGCCACTGTTGAAGACCTTGGCATACATCAGAAAATCTATGCCCGAGAGAAATTCCATGGTGGGGAGCTGTTTGGAGGCGCTGTGATTCAGGGTGTGGGCCTTGATGGACCTCGACGGGAAGAGCCTCGGCAGGAAGGGCCAGACGAGCCGGATGAGCCTGAAGACACCATCTATGGGTGCAAGGACTGTGGGCTGGGCTTCGTGGATCGCACAGACCTCAGGGACCATCAGAAGGTTCACGGCAGAGAGTACCTCATCGACAGCCGCGAGTACGCGCGTTCTGTGATGCACACCCGTTCTGTCAGTGAGTATCAGAAAGATTACATTGGAGAGCAGCTTTATGAGTGCCCGGCATGTGGGGAATCTTTCGTTCATAGCTCATTCCTTTTCGAGCATCAGAAAATCCATGAGCAAGACCAGTTTTACGGCCACAGGAGGTATGATGAGCCCTTTATGCAGCCCTTGGTCATTAGCCCGCAGCGGCCTCGGGCCCCACAGAAGAGTCTTCCTGCTGGGACGTCCCTGCAATGCCAAGTGTGCGGACAAGACTTCATCCACGGCTCTGTCCTTAGCGAACACATGAGAGTCCACGCTGGAGACAGCCTGCTGGAGCAGGGCCAGGGAAGCACAGATGCGGTCAGCCCAGGCTCGGCCCCCACAGACCTTCAGAGAGACCAGGCCAAGGACAAGCACTATGAGTGCGCGACCTGTGGAGAATCCTTCCCCAGCCAGGCCGACCTCCGGGAGCACGTGAGGATTCACGAGAAGGACGAGCCCTACGACTACGGGGCCACCTTCGTCCATACCTCCTTCCTCACCGAGCCCCCCAAGAGAGATTCACCCTTCTATGAGTGCAAGGACTGTGGCAAGTCCTTCATCCACAACACAGTCCTCACGAAGCATCAGAAGCTGCACCTCGAGGAAGAGGAGGCGGCAGCCACCGCCCAGGAAGTTGAAGCCAACGTCCTCGTTCCACGGGAAGTTCTGCGGATCCAGGGATCAAATGCGGAGGCCGCAGAGCCAGAGGTGGAGGCCGCCGAGCCGGAGGTGGAGGCCGCCGAGCCCAACGTGGAGGCCGCCGAGCCCAACGGAGAGGCCGAGGGGCCGGAGGGGGAGGCCGCCGAGCCCAATGGGGAGGCCGAACAGCCCAACGGGGAGGCCGAACAGCCCAACGGGGATGCTGATGAACCAGATGGGGCAGGGATCGAAGACCCAGAGGAAAGAGCCGAAGAGCCAGAGGGAGATGCGGATGAGCCGGACGGTGCAGGGATCGAGGACCCAGAAGAGGAAGGTGACGACCAGGAGATCCAAGTGGAAGAGCCCTACTACGATTGCAGGGAGTGTGGCGAGACCTTCACCTCCAACTCAGCCTACGGTGAGCACCTGAAAACCCATGCCAGGGTGATAATATTCGAGCCTGGAAGTGTCTACGGGGAAAGCTCCCACTACACCGAGCATGCCAGCACCAGCAGCAATGACAGTGGCAGGGCTGATGACAAGTACTTCAAGTGTGACGTCTGTGGGCAGGTGTTCACTGACCGCCTGTCCCTGGCCAGGCACCAGAACACCCACACCGGCTGA
- the PEG3 gene encoding paternally-expressed gene 3 protein isoform X2: MWFCSSLEVKPEVQNCQRFRNFLYVEFVGPRKTLLKLRNLCLDWLQPETRTKEEIIELLVLEQYLTILPEKIKPWVRAKKPENCEKLVTLLENYKEMYEPEDDTSSDAHSDGSMSRKAAESPPPHSACCSDRDWDRDWERAREREHRKGRGRGLESRARWPYTRSPRSRFHQRDLSLPLMEKVAFAKEREHKRWDSVMDYETRSQDAVSYQDVVALTEDRKPQNPVQDNMENYRKLLSLGVQLAEDDGHSHMTQGHSSRSKRSAYPSTSRGLKTMPETKKSAHRRGICEDESSHGVIMEKFIKDVSRNSKSGRAREPSDRMQRFPRRPDSDWKEVPFNKRESVIQERGHEGNAFGGGGFNLNSNLVSRKRVLERKRRYHFDTDGKGSVHGRRGGARKRPFERSEVRKAASGSSLSAPPVPQLQPFDFGATPYVCDECGRSFSVISGFVEHQITHTRENLYEYGESFLHSVAVSEVQKRQTGGKRFECKECGEPFNKSAALAEHRKIHARDCLAGCKDEEHEEPFMPSPTFRELQKIYGKDKFYECRVCKETFLHSSALVEHQKTHGRDDKGSEHGEAFKPSPALNELQKMYGKEKMYECKVCGETFHHSASLKEHHKIHTRGNPFENKGKVCEETFIPGQSLKRRQKTYPTEKAYDFRDGGDAFRQNSDLIEHQKIHSRKNLFEGRGYEKSVIHGVSFPESQKSHTITRPPEDEEDEKAFTVSSNPDDSREALSYERNPYERSFIHSSAFPGAHKSHSKPRVIAEATVQSSGATEHWKVHAGESTSERKGYERSVIHSLAAFRPPRGRGGNELLGCDEQRESSAYLSDPCGQPQKTLALESPYAGGKNIFKGSFVHGASHTVSQDSLAGEGPSGWKKDGEPSVPKSDVREHQKARAKKKNLERRIYETSVIHSLRFGEPQTFHPREKFYECPECGESFVHSSDLTEHQKIHDRKKPSGSENYIRSVIRSIASTDPQTSYAGQSAQMSYAEEPAQTSYAEEPAQTSYAEPPAQTSYAEPPAQTSYAEPPAQTSYAEPPAQTSYAEPPAQTSYAEPPAQTSYAEQPVRNECKECGECFATVEDLGIHQKIYAREKFHGGELFGGAVIQGVGLDGPRREEPRQEGPDEPDEPEDTIYGCKDCGLGFVDRTDLRDHQKVHGREYLIDSREYARSVMHTRSVSEYQKDYIGEQLYECPACGESFVHSSFLFEHQKIHEQDQFYGHRRYDEPFMQPLVISPQRPRAPQKSLPAGTSLQCQVCGQDFIHGSVLSEHMRVHAGDSLLEQGQGSTDAVSPGSAPTDLQRDQAKDKHYECATCGESFPSQADLREHVRIHEKDEPYDYGATFVHTSFLTEPPKRDSPFYECKDCGKSFIHNTVLTKHQKLHLEEEEAAATAQEVEANVLVPREVLRIQGSNAEAAEPEVEAAEPEVEAAEPNVEAAEPNGEAEGPEGEAAEPNGEAEQPNGEAEQPNGDADEPDGAGIEDPEERAEEPEGDADEPDGAGIEDPEEEGDDQEIQVEEPYYDCRECGETFTSNSAYGEHLKTHARVIIFEPGSVYGESSHYTEHASTSSNDSGRADDKYFKCDVCGQVFTDRLSLARHQNTHTG, encoded by the exons ATGTGGTTTTGTTCTTCTCTGGAAGTAAAGCCAGAAGTACAAAACTGTCAG AGGTTTCGGAACTTCCTCTACGTGGAATTTGTCGGGCCTCGGAAGACCCTGCTCAAACTCCGAAACCTCTGCCTCGATTGGTTGCAGCCGGAGACTCGCACCAAGGAGGAGATTATCGAGCTCTTGGTCCTCGAGCAGTACCTGACCATCCTTCCAGAAAAGATCAAGCCTTGGGTGCGTGCAAAAAAGCCAGAGAACTGCGAGAAACTCGTTACTCTGCTGGAAAATTACAAGGAGATGTACGAACCGGAAG ACGACACCAGCAGTGACGCCCACAGCGACGGCAGCATGAGCCGGAAGGCAGCAGAGTCCCCGCCGCCACACTCCGCCTGCTGCA GTGACCGGGACTGGGACCGAGACTGGGAGCGAGCCCGCGAGCGGGAGCACCggaagggcagaggcaggggcctGGAGTCCCGGGCCCGCTGGCCGTACACCCGGAGCCCCAGGAGCA GGTTTCATCAGCGGGatctttcccttcctctgatGGAGAAAGTGGCTTTTGCAAAGGAAAGAGAGCACAAACGTTGGGACTCTGTGATGGATTACGAGACGAGATCACAG GATGCGGTGTCGTACCAGGATGTGGTGGCCCTCACCGAGGACCGGAAGCCCCAGAACCCAGTTCAGGACAACATGGAGAACTACCGGAAGCTGCTCTCGCTGG GGGTTCAGCTTGCCGAGGACGACGGCCACTCGCACATGACCCAGGGCCACTCATCACGGTCAAAGAGAAGTGCCTACCCGAGCACCAGTCGAG GTCTGAAAACTATGCCTGAAACCAAAAAGTCAGCCCATCGGCGGGGGATCTGTGAAGATGAATCTTCCCACGGGGTGATAATGGAAAAGTTCATCAAGGACGTTTCGCGCAACTCCAAATCGGGAAGGGCAAGGGAACCTAGCGATCGGATGCAGAGGTTCCCCAGGAGGCCAGACAGTGACTGGAAGGAAGTTCCATTCAACAAGAGGGAGTCGGTGATTCAGGAGAGGGGCCATGAAGGGAATGCCTTTGGGGGAGGAGGCTTTAATTTAAACTCAAACCttgtttccagaaagagagttcTTGAGAGAAAAAGGCGCTATCATTTTGACACAGACGGGAAGGGCTCCGTGCACGGTCGGAGAGGTGGTGCAAGGAAGCGGCCCTTTGAGCGCAGCGAGGTGAGGAAGGCCGCTAGCGGGAGCAGCCTTAGCGCGCCGCCCGTCCCCCAGTTGCAGCCCTTCGACTTTGGGGCGACGCCCTATGTGTGTGATGAGTGTGGGAGGTCCTTCAGCGTGATTTCGGGGTTTGTGGAGCATCAGATCACGCACACCAGGGAGAATCTGTATGAGTACGGCGAGTCCTTTCTTCATAGTGTGGCCGTCAGTGAGGTTCAGAAAAGGCAGACCGGAGGGAAGCGCTTTGAATGTAAGGAGTGTGGGGAACCCTTCAATAAGAGCGCCGCCCTGGCCGAGCATCGGAAAATTCACGCTAGAGATTGCCTTGCGGGGTGTAAGGACGAGGAGCACGAGGAGCCCTTCATGCCCAGCCCAACCTTCAGGGAGCTCCAGAAGATATATGGGAAGGACAAATTCTATGAGTGCAGGGTGTGCAAGGAAACCTTCCTTCATAGTTCTGCCCTGGTCGAGCACCAGAAAACCCATGGCCGAGATGACAAAGGTAGTGAGCATGGGGAAGCCTTCAAACCCAGCCCAGCGCTTAACGAGCTTCAGAAGATGTatgggaaagagaaaatgtatgaGTGCAAGGTGTGCGGGGAGACCTTTCATCACAGCGCATCCCTGAAAGAGCACCACAAGATCCACACCCGAGGAAACCCATTTGAAAACAAGGGCAAAGTGTGTGAGGAAACCTTCATTCCTGGTCAGTCCCTTAAAAGACGCCAGAAAACCTACCCAACAGAGAAGGCCTACGACTTCAGAGATGGTGGAGATGCCTTTAGGCAAAACTCAGACCTCATCGAGCATCAGAAAATTCATTCTCGGAAGAACCTCTTTGAAGGCCGGGGGTACGAGAAGTCTGTCATTCACGGTGTGTCCTTCCCCGAATCGCAGAAGAGTCACACTATAACAAGGCCACCTGAGGACGAGGAAGACGAGAAGGCATTCACTGTCAGCTCCAATCCTGATGACAGCCGGGAAGCCCTGTCCTACGAGAGGAACCCCTATGAGAGGTCTTTCATTCATAGCTCAGCCTTCCCTGGGGCTCATAAAAGTCACAGCAAACCGAGAGTGATAGCAGAGGCGACCGTTCAGAGCTCGGGTGCCACCGAACATTGGAAAGTCCACGCTGGGGAGAGTACCTCTGAAAGAAAGGGGTATGAGAGGTCCGTCATCCACAGCCTAGCTGCTTTCAGGCCTCCCCGTGGTCGCGGTGGAAATGAGCTCCTTGGCTGTGACGAGCAGCGGGAGTCCTCCGCTTACCTCTCAGACCCTTGTGGCCAGCCGCAGAAGACCCTTGCCCTAGAGAGCCCCTATGCAGGGGGTAAGAACATCTTCAAGGGCTCTTTCGTGCACGGTGCGTCCCACACCGTATCTCAGGACAGTCTCGCTGGGGAGGGCCCCAGTGGATGGAAGAAGGATGGTGAACCATCTGTCCCCAAGTCGGATGTGCGCGAGCACCAGAAGGCTCGTGCTAAGAAGAAGAACCTCGAGCGGAGGATTTATGAGACCTCTGTAATCCACTCCCTGCGTTTTGGGGAACCTCAAACGTTTCACCCGAGAGAGAAGTTTTACGAATGTCCGGAGTGTGGAGAGTCCTTTGTTCATAGCTCTGACCTCACTGAGCATCAGAAGATTCATGATAGAAAGAAGCCCTCTGGAAGTGAAAACTACATACGATCTGTCATTCGCAGCATAGCCTCCACGGATCCTCAGACCAGTTATGCGGGCCAGTCAGCACAGATGAGTTACGCTGAAGAGCCAGCTCAGACCAGTTACGCTGAAGAGCCAGCTCAGACCAGTTACGCTGAACCCCCAGCTCAGACCAGTTACGCTGAACCCCCAGCTCAGACCAGTTACGCTGAACCCCCAGCTCAGACCAGTTACGCTGAACCCCCAGCTCAGACCAGTTACGCTGAACCCCCAGCTCAGACCAGTTACGCTGAACCCCCAGCTCAGACCAGTTACGCTGAACAGCCTGTCCGCAATGAATGTAAGGAGTGTGGGGAGTGTTTTGCCACTGTTGAAGACCTTGGCATACATCAGAAAATCTATGCCCGAGAGAAATTCCATGGTGGGGAGCTGTTTGGAGGCGCTGTGATTCAGGGTGTGGGCCTTGATGGACCTCGACGGGAAGAGCCTCGGCAGGAAGGGCCAGACGAGCCGGATGAGCCTGAAGACACCATCTATGGGTGCAAGGACTGTGGGCTGGGCTTCGTGGATCGCACAGACCTCAGGGACCATCAGAAGGTTCACGGCAGAGAGTACCTCATCGACAGCCGCGAGTACGCGCGTTCTGTGATGCACACCCGTTCTGTCAGTGAGTATCAGAAAGATTACATTGGAGAGCAGCTTTATGAGTGCCCGGCATGTGGGGAATCTTTCGTTCATAGCTCATTCCTTTTCGAGCATCAGAAAATCCATGAGCAAGACCAGTTTTACGGCCACAGGAGGTATGATGAGCCCTTTATGCAGCCCTTGGTCATTAGCCCGCAGCGGCCTCGGGCCCCACAGAAGAGTCTTCCTGCTGGGACGTCCCTGCAATGCCAAGTGTGCGGACAAGACTTCATCCACGGCTCTGTCCTTAGCGAACACATGAGAGTCCACGCTGGAGACAGCCTGCTGGAGCAGGGCCAGGGAAGCACAGATGCGGTCAGCCCAGGCTCGGCCCCCACAGACCTTCAGAGAGACCAGGCCAAGGACAAGCACTATGAGTGCGCGACCTGTGGAGAATCCTTCCCCAGCCAGGCCGACCTCCGGGAGCACGTGAGGATTCACGAGAAGGACGAGCCCTACGACTACGGGGCCACCTTCGTCCATACCTCCTTCCTCACCGAGCCCCCCAAGAGAGATTCACCCTTCTATGAGTGCAAGGACTGTGGCAAGTCCTTCATCCACAACACAGTCCTCACGAAGCATCAGAAGCTGCACCTCGAGGAAGAGGAGGCGGCAGCCACCGCCCAGGAAGTTGAAGCCAACGTCCTCGTTCCACGGGAAGTTCTGCGGATCCAGGGATCAAATGCGGAGGCCGCAGAGCCAGAGGTGGAGGCCGCCGAGCCGGAGGTGGAGGCCGCCGAGCCCAACGTGGAGGCCGCCGAGCCCAACGGAGAGGCCGAGGGGCCGGAGGGGGAGGCCGCCGAGCCCAATGGGGAGGCCGAACAGCCCAACGGGGAGGCCGAACAGCCCAACGGGGATGCTGATGAACCAGATGGGGCAGGGATCGAAGACCCAGAGGAAAGAGCCGAAGAGCCAGAGGGAGATGCGGATGAGCCGGACGGTGCAGGGATCGAGGACCCAGAAGAGGAAGGTGACGACCAGGAGATCCAAGTGGAAGAGCCCTACTACGATTGCAGGGAGTGTGGCGAGACCTTCACCTCCAACTCAGCCTACGGTGAGCACCTGAAAACCCATGCCAGGGTGATAATATTCGAGCCTGGAAGTGTCTACGGGGAAAGCTCCCACTACACCGAGCATGCCAGCACCAGCAGCAATGACAGTGGCAGGGCTGATGACAAGTACTTCAAGTGTGACGTCTGTGGGCAGGTGTTCACTGACCGCCTGTCCCTGGCCAGGCACCAGAACACCCACACCGGCTGA